GTAGATGCTCTTATAAACTCTATTGATGATGGGTTTTTCTCTCTATGTGTGCTTCGAATTTGGATCTGAATTATTTATGAGTTATAAACACACGTGTTGTGAATATTTACAAACAAACAGAAATATTTAAATTTAACCATTCTTTTAAGTTTTATCATGGAGCAGGTAAGCAATGGTATCGCCCGATATTCACCCTCGTCTGTCTCTCCAATCCCCACTCTCCGACGCTCGATCGAACGGCCAGAATGTGCTAGACAAATCAGGCAAAAGTTGTGGTTGCTGGTGTTTGACTATCCATCCGCCCACCACGTTCACCTCTCAACCAGGAGGAAATGCAATAAGAGAGAGACGTACGGGCAAAGCATTGAATTATCAACGATGATGACCTCACCTTATATGTAGCAGCTCTGTAGGCGTACGCCGACACCTAACGTGCCCGATTGGTTCATTGAACCTGGACACATTCCCGCTTTCCCTCCGCGGCGGCAGCCGGCCCGAGCGGCCCGGCCTATATAAAAGGcgccacaacctgatcaagagagatCCAGATCCCAGCGAACTCGTAAACACGTCTGTGCATAGTGCTATTACGTATACTCCCCCACTCACCCCCGAGAAGTCAGGAGGCATGGCGAGGAAGGCAGCGGCAGCGGCCATGGACGGCAAGAGCTCCGAGCTCGCGAGGGccgtggcggaggcggaggcgcgggaggagcggctgcagcgggagctggaggcggcgcTGGCGCGGGTGGCCGTGGCGGAGGAGGCCGAGGAGCGGCTGTGCGTGCAGCTCGGCGAGCTGGAGGCGGAGGCCATGACGCAGGCCATGGAGTACCAGCAGCACGTCAGGGCGCTCTCCGAGAGGCTCGCCCTCATGGACGGCCTGCTCAGGTCCTCCGGCCTCCACGGCGCCGTCGTGCAGCCCGGCCTTCACTGACGAACCGAATCTCATCATGCGTTCCCTTGCCTGTTATTATGTGTGATCATGCAAGGCTGTAGTGGTTGTTAAATTTTTCTCCTTTCCGCCGGCGTGTGTTTGATGCCAACTCGTGCGTGCTGGTGGCGTGTAGTG
The sequence above is a segment of the Triticum dicoccoides isolate Atlit2015 ecotype Zavitan chromosome 1A, WEW_v2.0, whole genome shotgun sequence genome. Coding sequences within it:
- the LOC119271641 gene encoding protein RESPONSE TO LOW SULFUR 2-like, which encodes MARKAAAAAMDGKSSELARAVAEAEAREERLQRELEAALARVAVAEEAEERLCVQLGELEAEAMTQAMEYQQHVRALSERLALMDGLLRSSGLHGAVVQPGLH